Proteins encoded by one window of Macaca fascicularis isolate 582-1 chromosome 10, T2T-MFA8v1.1:
- the SCAND1 gene encoding SCAN domain-containing protein 1 has protein sequence MAATEPILGATGSPAAVPPEKPEGAGSSSDPELNSVGSSLPKASPPAPEPSSPNAAVPEAIPTPRAAASASRELPLGPAPVSIAPQVEAETRSPPGPAGSRLGPETFRQRFRQFRYQDAAGPREAFRQLRELSRQWLRPDIRTKEQIVEMLVQEQLLAILPEAARARRVRRRTDVRITG, from the coding sequence ATGGCGGCAACGGAGCCGATCTTGGGGGCCACTGGGAGTCCCGCGGCGGTGCCACCGGAGAAACCGGAAGGAGCAGGTTCGAGCTCAGACCCTGAGCTTAACTCTGTGGGCTCCTCGCTGCCGAAGGCCTCACCGCCTGCCCCGGAGCCCTCCAGCCCCAACGCCGCGGTCCCCGAAGCCATCCCTACGCCCCGGGCTGCGGCCTCCGCGTCCCGGGAGTTGCCCCTTGGGCCAGCACCCGTGAGCATCGCGCCTCAGGTCGAAGCCGAAACGCGCTCCCCACCAGGCCCCGCCGGTTCTAGACTCGGCCCCGAGACGTTCCGCCAGCGTTTCCGGCAGTTCCGCTACCAGGACGCGGCGGGTCCCCGGGAGGCTTTCCGGCAGCTGCGGGAGCTGTCCCGCCAGTGGCTGCGGCCTGACATCCGCACCAAGGAGCAGATCGTGGAGATGCTGGTGCAAGAGCAGCTGCTCGCCATCCTGCCCGAGGCGGCTCGGGCCCGGCGGGTCCGTCGCCGCACGGATGTGCGCATCACTGGTTGA